In a genomic window of Pangasianodon hypophthalmus isolate fPanHyp1 chromosome 1, fPanHyp1.pri, whole genome shotgun sequence:
- the p3h3 gene encoding prolyl 3-hydroxylase 3 yields MALRIKAPVYVALSLASLCVLHCVCLAAASAAGSTSLSGLLPPYDELYYRGVRAYFTKDWEKAAEYIELSISTREALRKTRRKCHDACSTAGDEIVSRLDREKGTSWDLWALDWIQQRAECIRFCLGRAVTPAGQLPVSSDIEYEFGTRNAYNFLQLIYYELSKPRKAAAAAHTFFMANPSHLEMRNNIEKYRRMPGVTEDAFEDRERELEKHWEVYDAAVTAESSSDWALAVKRWKECVNETLKQTDECRAQCVVASQRLPEETDSTEGAYEKAAALSLSLLACKQACVALVSTRPGRISSHEDFLPMQLEHLHIAQYKAGDLKGAVQTLRSLLLFYPKDNETLSNLQLYSESLEGDTEAQATGPSQEISNYISRALAEKKLLYFGVENLDFKFFDPDLWTPEDIVPESLRESWRAEREQLIEKLKEGEKVLEVDDSGFYAGGPVPLVGVTITMDDEALNGTNRVVFDGVLSQSECDTVMQLARIAASVGDGYKGRRSPHTPHEKFEGLTVLRAFKLAQDGMLNQSDAKLLHEIGERARILIHSYFRSHSALYFSYTHLVCRSAIPGHQEGRLDLSHPVHVDNCILEPETRQCWREAPAFTHRDLSAILYLNDDFEGGELFFTDRDAKTITARVKPSCGRLVGFTSGPVNPHGVTAVTAGRRCALALWFTTEKHHRDMERQEAEAMLGIDGQKVKEEKEESDSNPTPARSGRSQSSKSRSKERERVSSGRDEL; encoded by the exons ATGGCGCTGCGCATTAAAGCGCCTGTATACGTGGCGCTGAGTTTGGCCTCTCTGTGCGTGTTACACTGCGTGTGTCTGGCTGCAGCCAGTGCGGCTGGATCCACTTCTCTCTCCGGCCTGCTGCCGCCTTACGACGAGCTCTACTACCGCGGAGTGCGGGCTTATTTCACGAAGGACTGGGAGAAAGCGGCCGAGTACATCGAGCTGTCCATATCCACCCGAGAAGCCCTGCGCAAGACCAGGCGAAAATGCCACGACGCGTGCTCAACTGCGGGGGACGAGATAGTGTCCAGACTAG acagagaaaaaggcACCAGCTGGGACCTGTGGGCTTTGGACTGGATCCAACAGCGAGCAGAGTGTATACGGTTCTGTTTGGGCCGAGCCGTCACTCCTGCTGGTCAGCTTCCTGTATCGTCGGATATTGAGTATGAATTTGGGACTCGCAATGCTTACAATTTCCTGCAGCTTATCTACTACGAG TTGAGTAAGCCAAGgaaggctgctgctgctgctcacaCATTCTTCATGGCCAACCCGAGTCACCTGGAGATGAGGAACAACATTGAGAAGTACAGACGTATGCCTGGTGTTACAGAGGACGCCTttgaggacagagagagagaactggaAAAACACTGG GAGGTCTACGATGCTGCTGTCACGGCTGAGAGCTCCTCTGACTGGGCCCTCGCGGTGAAGAGATGGAAGGAGTGTGTGAACGAGACACTGAAGCAGACAGATGAGTGCAGAGCTCAGTGCGTGGTGGCATCACAGCGCCTCCCAGAGGAGACAGACAGCACAGAGGGAGCATATGAAAAAGCTGcag cactgtctctctctctactggCATGCAAACAAGCATGTGTTGCTCTGGTGTCCACACGGCCTGGACGGATCTCTTCTCACGAGGATTTTCTTCCAATGCAGCTAGAGCATCTCCATATTGCCCAGTATAAAG CGGGGGACCTGAAGGGGGCGGTGCAGACACTGCGTTCTCTGCTGCTGTTTTACCCAAAAGACAATGAGACACTCAGTAACCTGCAGCTCTACTCGGAGTCTCTGGAGGGCGACACTGAAGCGCAGGCCACAGGCCCTTCACAG GAAATTTCCAACTACATCAGCAGAGCTCTAGCAGAAAAGAAACTGCTTTACTTTGGAGTGGAAAATCTTGATTTCAAATTCTTCGACCCG GATCTGTGGACGCCAGAGGACATCGTTCCCGAGTCACTGAGGGAGAGCTGGAG agcagagagagaacagCTTATTGAGAAATTAAAGGAAGGAGAGAAGGTATTAGAGGTGGATGACAGTGGATTCTATGCTG GAGGTCCAGTTCCTTTGGTTGGTGTGACCATTACGATGGATGACGAGGCCCTGAACGGAACCAATCGTGTTGTATTTGATGGTGTTTTGTCCCAATCTGAATGTGACACTGTGATGCAGCTGGCAAGA ATTGCTGCATCAGTTGGTGATGGTTACAAGGGACGGCGttctccacacacacctcatgaGAAATTCGAGGGCCTGACTGTCTTGAGAGCCTTTAAG TTGGCGCAGGATGGAATGTTGAACCAATCAGACGCCAAGCTGTTACATGAAATAGGCGAGAGAGCTAGAATCCTAATTCACTCGTATTTCAGGAGCCACTCCGCTCTCTATTTCTCCTACACACACCTTGTTTGCCGCTCCGCCATTCCAG ggcATCAGGAGGGACGCTTGGATCTGTCTCACCCTGTTCATGTGGATAATTGTATACTGGAGCCAGAGACCAGGCAATGCTGGAGAGAAGCACCTGcattcacacacagagacctgag TGCGATTCTCTACCTGAACGATGACTTTGAAGGAGGAGAGCTCTTTTTCACAGATAGAGATGCCAAAACAATCACA GCCAGGGTGAAGCCCAGCTGTGGGCGCCTTGTCGGTTTCACTTCAGGTCCTGTGAACCCTCATGGTGTTACAGCAGTCACAGCAGGCCGCAGGTGTGCACTAGCACTCTGGTTCACCACGGAAAAACATCACAGGGACATG GAACGACAGGAGGCTGAGGCCATGTTGGGAATAGATGGACAAAAAGTaaaggaggaaaaggaggagtCGGATAGCAATCCCACACCTGCTCGGAGTGGGCGGAGCCAGTCATCTAAGAGCAGAAgcaaagagagggagagagtgtcaAGTGGGAGAGACGAACTTTGA